From Plasmodium vivax scf_7167 genomic scaffold, whole genome shotgun sequence:
CAGAGAATAACAGTGAAACAGATTTCTTAAATGTTTCGACAAATAATGAGCCTACATTGGAAGAGATACATAAACAAAACTTTAATTTAgtttagaaaaaaagcaCTCGAACAATTTGccatatattttctaaaatataGAATTTAAGGAATGAACCACAAAGAGATATGAAGCAAACACGCATACTATAAAAACAAGTATATATTGATAATCTATTATGacagaaaaaatgcacacgtgCAATTAGTAACACTTATTTGTTTTACGAAACGATTTTATATACTTCAAATCACTATTACGAGCAATATGCAAAGGCACTTCTAATTTCAATATTGTATAGAAACCCAATGTAACAACAAATATGCTGATAAATGGTTAATCCAGGAAAAacttaagaaaaaaaaaagacaaaacgatacacattaatataaaaggagtgtaatgaaaaaaaaattaaatatctGGCAAAAAGGCTcctaaaatatattttaaataataaataaaacaccagataatataattttttaacacaaaaagggaaggaaataCTTCTTAAATATATGCTTTGCACAGTGCATTTCATCTAATGATTTacgaaaatatattatataactaCAGCTTTGTAGTTTCATTGCATATAATTAGTTGTCGCACATTAAATCCATAATGCACAGCCTATTAAGTGTTAACTAAATACATAACAAATTAGCGTTTGCTATAATActttgttttaatttaatcAATTAAAGGTAAAATTGATATTCTTGATAACATTAAGTGTGTAACTCATGTTTAAGAtgcaataaaattaaaatgttaaaaaatgtacacctTTGTTTGTATATCTTGGTGGAACTTTAATTATTGTACCTTATTCATACTTCAAGGAAATATTGTTTTGTAATGTATTCCTAATATCATGCTTTAAGCAAACAACagattattattttttagcattttatTAAGCGAAGCATTTTTTGTGtctatttatttaatgactttttatttttatctacaTGAAATAGAGTAATTTATGAAATTTCTAATAATAGATATGTGTgcttcatatatttataatgcaCATTATTTATAGATTTTTCTATTCCTTAAACTTAGTATGTCCAAATGGGACCTTTATAATTTAACAAgtcattattaattttaattaagcaGTTGTTTATTCGTTACACAAAAAAGCGTGTTAACAAATAAGATTGTCaattataaaacaaataattacacattctcatgtgcacatttttaacaacaaaaaaaaataaaataaaagaataatattaaataacaCATACTATCTCtatcaaaataataatacataatattatgCTTTTTATACATCTACAAAAtacatattcataaaaatcgAAACAAGTGCTTCTTTCATTTATGCATGCACATTCCATATATGTCAAATTACCTAAAAGGTGCCATAAATTGAAGCGCTTAATTCGTTTATTATTCGCAGCTCTAAGTATTTGCACAACGGATAAAAATCGTAATTCCCATAATTCACACTTACCGCAAAGTTATTTACTTATATCTcctcattttatatatatttatcaagtgaaattatatgcatatgaatTTATTCACTCGGTGCCATTATTCTTGCAAATTTGACATTACCCGCAAGCTTATCCCAAAGTATTCATCTAGGATAATAAGCTACATTAAAACTCATACTACTAGAATTCAAATCATCATATTCTGAATTATTGTCTAATGTTAAATAGCTTCGTGCTGATCGATCATCATAATCGCTATCCCTTCTTCTCCCTATCTTATTACGTACCCATTTACCCAAAGGAGTAGCCTAATAAGCAAATGAAACGAGAAACATATTTATgaaacctttttttatagttacacatttaaaaggcacatatatatagcGATATAATAACATACATTGCCCAtatttgcaaataaaaattgtgtttACATTATAGTAAAggtaaaatacataaattacTCCCAATATTATGGCTCCCGTAAACATAGTACGCTCTGGGTTAGaggtaaatatattataattttctccttccatAATAGGAGGGTTGTTCCCAGGTTCAACTAAGCTATATGTTTCACTTGGAATATCATGATATGATACTTCCAAAGACTGTGCACTTTCGGTTTCTTCTGGGGCGCTTACACAATTAGAAGGATCACCTATGGTTCCATTTGGACACATTACTTTTCCTTTAGGGATTTCCACTGTAACTTCCGGAGTTAATACTTTAGGAGCTCGTACAGATTCCACATGGGAAGGTGTAGGTGCCGCTTTGACTTGTGCAAGAGTTGCTTGGGGAGGTGGGGCATCCTCTTTGGCAGGTGCAGGAGCCGATTTAGCGGGCTGTGGTGGTGAATCAACACGTTTGGGGGGTAAATCAGCAGCTTTGGGTTCCACCTTTGCAGCTCCAGCAGCTTTAGAACTTGGTTCAGAATTTCCCAAaggtttttccttcccttcgGGTGCAAGCGCACCTGCGggtttttgttcttttccagTTAAAGAGCCTGCTCTTTGTGATGGACTACTGAATACACTaccaaatatattaaaaggaCTTGACCAAAAGGAAGGTGATCTTCTTGTTTGATCAGGCCCCTTATGACTTTCttgttttcctccctttaCAGTTACACCTGCACTTAAGGGTCGCTGACCTGGTTCTTGATTTCCCCTTGTTATTTCTTTAGAAATACCCTTTCCAGAATCCCCTTGTCCTTTTGAAGCATCCTTTCCAGGACCTGCTCCTGCTTTGGAATCAGCCTGTCTAGTATCTCCATCTACTTTTGGACCTTTTAACTCTGCGCCAGTACCCACATCTGCTTTTGGACCTTTTGATTCTGCGTCAGGACCCTGAACTACTTTTGgaccttttaattttgcgtCAGGACCCTCAGCTGCCTCTGaaccttttaattttccttcaGATCCAGCAACGGAACCAGTAGGTCCCCCTCGCCCTTGAGCATGTCCATTTACAACTGGTCCTTCCGGTTTATGAACTGGTGCTTGGGCTTTATGTTTTTGTAATATATCTAAGAGGTCCTTCGGCTTAAACGGATTAGTTGACaatacaaaatattcattACATTGTTTTGGATAAAAATTCCAAGGGCCTTcgcattttgttttatgtaTTTCGAATATCTTACTAATATATGTAAGGTACTTAGAATACATGTCACTCTTAACATTAGCTGtgacttcttttttaatattttcataattctttatataatcacgtaaatttttcttttctaatttttcctccaaatcttttttatctttagaAGTAAAATCAAATTGacaaatttttttaggaAACACTTTATTAACGGCATTTTGTATATTCAAAAAATCACTAATAACTTCATCTAATTTTATTGTATCCTTAGATTTATAGAACTTCCAAATTTGATCATAAACccaatttttgtaatttaagCAATCATcatcacctttttttatagttgATAAACCATTTGTATATCGtgcattttttgtaattttgtcACAAAGATCAGGACTAATCGATTTCAAAGTAATGCTTAAAAAACTACATTCAGTCTTAATCTTACTAGGGtcctttacattttcatccaattttttgtataaggTTAAATCCTTTAAAATGTGAGTCTGTTAAATCAACAAAAACAGCATATATAGTTTAGAAAAttaagtacattttttaaataaactCAATTCGCACATCAATTTGGTGATTAATACAACGTGCAGGTAATATAATATCAAAATTATGtttaagtaaaaaggaaaatctaCCCATTCTTCTTCAGTCAACGTTTCCATTCTCGTCTCATTTATGCtaattatatcatataaaaaagattCATTCAATATACACAACTGTATGCGTGATAAACATAGatagtttatttatatattacatattccTTCATACTAATATTAGacaaagaaatattattctttGCAATATGCTTTAGATGAAGTATAGAATTACATTATGATAGTTCTATTAATATAGAAACAAAAGCATACTctaattttggaaaaaaaaaaacactcaaTGTAAAGAATTTAGTACATGAGACAATAAAGCTTTACGAAACGTTATCCTTTAAACAACTTAAAGTCCcccaaattgtaaaatttggacctgcttctttcccttttcgcttaAAATAAACGGTAAGTTTATTCCATAAATGCTTACTTAAAAAAGacttatttaattttttaaaaatttcctctATGAATAATAtcttttttcataaaaacaatcaatattttaatacataaataGTAAAGGTCTTATCAAACTTGGAAACGatgaaatatgttttatttcttctacAATGTACTGCTTTTTTaggcattaaaaatatagcatgatttttttaacggCCTTCATCCAAGCGCAAAGCTATAAGTTAAACATAAATATGGTCataatatttgcaaaaattacaacGATGAATAAGTGATATTTCATGTAAACcttattttattcatcatacaaaatttatattacttaaaatgtaatcattttacaattttttaacatcctTCAAGTGATGAAGTCGCCTAATCAGTATCTCGCCcattttcctaattttatgaaaaataaaaaatttattatatgcatTCGGATAAATGCCCCATGcatgtaatatataattttctggaaagtaatttatttacttttatgTCGGTAAAAGGAATGGAGAAcgaagtttattttttacagaaaaaattcTACGTTTAAATACTTTGCTTTTAATTtgagaaaagtaaaaataaacggGATTTTTCCACATTAagtacaataaaatatttatgtaaatgaGTCAATATGATGTATATATTGTACTTTTAGCATATTCcattcaatttttataaaattttttttctacatttccTTAGCTCAACAGTAACTAGAAAATATGAAACTTATATTCATATTCACAATTCGcgtttttaatatttcatttatttggGGCTCATTTTATTagaaatttacataaatgtttaattttattttaaagaagtagaaaataatgaagaataattataattatatatttcatgcTTTTGCTAACACTTCgcattatgaaatataaatggCCTTTTTACCTATGGCGCACGTCATAAAGCAGACGCACTTATCCTATTTGGCATAATATTCCTCATTTTAAGGATTAATTTAAATGTGTTGATACGAAACGTTGAATTATAAAAACCGAAAAGTCACTACTGCTAATGTTTATATGTGGTCTATTCCTTCTAATTTATAACCAGCACATTGATGGGAAAATGCTTTTATAGATGCCTTTGCTACGGAAAAACTTAAATAACCCATTTTTTACCAATATTATAGCGTACCTTATtgtacttcattttgctaaCATAGTGCTCCTTAAAAATATCGGCATATGAATACTAAAAAGGAATCATTCATTAAACATGATTATTCTACGTTTCGCATTAATGTAATTTCGTGCATGAAAAGTAcctcataataaaaaaagacatattatattaaaaactcACTAAAGCTAGCTGTAGTGCATATTTTGGATATCATCAATAGTTTAAATAGTTTGTCATAATATGATACGCTTTAGTGATTCTTGTTTCATTTATACTGGATTAAAACATTTAGGGAATATGACCCAAAAGACCCCTGAACATACGAAATAATGCACAACTGTTTCTATATTTTCTGCAGAACTGCTCAAATGTATTAAGaataatattgtaattattGCTTTCACGAAATGGAAAGTGACTAAAActgtttattttatattactgAGTTCTCGAACTATTCTAAGACTTTGTCACAAATTAGTATTTGTAACAATTGATGGATTCACTTTGCCTACCACGTCGCTTTTACATTACCGTCTCTTTTCTATATCAatatgtgttcctttttttatatttgtacttTTGATATAGAAAAGCAGAAAATatgtatttctctttttattaacattgtACACTTTGAAAACTACATTTTGTTCACACTTATGCATACAATTTGTTCAAGTGTTATTTTGCAACAACTCCCAACATTTCGGTGATTAAATAATAGAATATACATTAAATAGCCGTTGCAGAAAAGGTGTGCTTGtccttttatttgaaaaaatagttTACTCATTTAACATTTTGTAACTTAATTACATCATGTTAGAAGTTACAAAATGGACACAtggtaaaaataacatatctATATGCttaaattgtgaaaaaaaaaaaaattatttaattgtaatatttaatattacgtaacttttataaaaaagatgaaTACTGTGCATAGTAAAAACGAgtatattatgaaaaacaaaaaatagaCTCCTATGCACATCAAATCAGTAAGTAAATATCAATAATTAataccacatttttttaacacaaaaaaaaaatatataattttagaaTAGTTTTATAAAGTCATATTTGTTCTATACAAAAGacaaacaattttattttatcttatcATTTTGTATACGCATTTTAATAGGCACATGCCTATCTCTCTGTGCAAATATAGCAAATATGAACAGATTATATTTGAAACAAAAGGACATGAATCCATTTCACTATgtaactaaaaaaataaaacaatttttaatttaatttaaaataaatgacaaaCGCCAATATAAAATGTgcaatattatatacaaattagcaaacatttatatgaaaCTTATGAAATAATGCATTATGCATAAccaacagaaaaataaaaaagaagtataATCAAATTAGAAGCATAAAATAGCTCAATCATTCGATGATATCAAATCAATAGCTCTTCTGTGTGTTACCTAAATGCACgtgcattttatttgtataaaagtacaccaaaaaaaaaaaaaaataaaattcaagTAACCTTAATACCCAATACTAAATTGTACTAAGGCAGCATTTCAAATGCCCCTGAAGGTAGTATAATGCTTAGCTACACGTCCAAgacaaatgtacatatgcgttTTTTATTCTATCTATATCATATGTTACCCTTATCAGCATGGAACTATGACGATTAAGTAGTGGGGGGCAAACATACCCGTTGTGTTTAATATTCCCCGGGATAATAAAAAGTTACAACAATTTATAGGGTATTTATCTTTACGATTTAAGTGTAGTTTTACTCGTCCTGGTACTCGCATAACGAATTTTAGGTTTATTTTGTTGCTTCGCATCGtattgtactttttttactAATATATAAAGGAGCGTTGTAAGGGCAGTAAGTAGTACCTATAATTTGTACAATTATGAGATTGACTGTCGCCATGATTGGTTCTAGCGAAGCATATGTATTCACAAGATTTGATGAGcgtattataaatataattattgcaCAGGTTTTCACAATGATCGGTGTAAGCAAAAGTACACagtactttttaaataacatttttggCATCTGTTTTCTGCTAATCATTGGATCATTCTTAATACCATTTATATAactaaaatgataataaactATTTTTTCGATAGGTTCTtctaacattttaaaatattttagaataaaatttctAATTCTTTCAATCAGTTTAattgttttgcattttacttTACAGCCTTTTCCTAATCGTTTCTTTTCTGATTCGATTTCATTATCATTTAGATATTTCCTGGGCTTTCCATGCCTTTCATGCCTATCATGCCTATCATGCCTATCGTGCCTTTCATGCCTATCGTGCCTTTCATGCCTATCGTGCCTATCATGCCTATCATGCCTTTCATGCACATTTTGTCCGAATCCTACATTGGGGGCGGAATTTCCCACGACTTTCATTGCTAATAAACGTTTACATGTTAAATCCACTGCATTAGTAATCTTCAGCTTCTTATTTTCAGTAAATTTTCAGtggtaatataaaaaaaaaaaaaaaaaacggaagatTTCCTTATTACTAATAATCTCACAtacaacaaaaataatttatttataaaaatatacatacagaATAACAATGATAAGCCTATAaagcatttttatattatacctCATCATCGTAACAAAGGCAcagacaaaataaaaagatgtatgcaaaaattttaacataaccaataaatttacatttccCATTCATCTGGCACGTTTGTAACATTCCCATGACTTCAACATATTAAATACCACATACCGTTTCATAGTATCAATAATGAAAAGAGatcctttacatttttacttttatatcATCActattttctatataatatGCATTACATGTATTTAaccaaatatatatattggcATAAATGCAGACATATATAAACCAAATAACTCCaattaaaatgaatgcaAAGCAAAGTAGCGTTTAAAGCAAAACTTAGATTTATCCATAAAACATGCTAGCAACTAATTTAgacaaaaattatattttcatgatGTTTCATTaaagtttttcaaaaatatgtaattaattCAATTATTTAAGATTAAcctatttaacaaaatttgccattatttttttttttttaaaaacaaattatagtTTAAAATGAGAATATCTATATTACATAGAAaagctttctttttttttaaatgtttatgCAACGTATAAgaagtttatttatttacaacGCTTTCATGATATGGTTAATATGTAacatactttttaaaaaagaacattgAAGGGGTTGCAAATTTTGCCGTTTCTTAATACGTTCCGCGACTTATttgacaatttaaaaatttttttatcagaCAAgaatgtatacatatatataagtatatatatatatggatTTAGCACCCCAATTTATAAACAGTAAATATTCGCCTTTatggtaacttttttttctcaataaAGCGTGATTTACATGCACGGTCAAAGCATATACTTAGAAATGTTCTAACAATTTTGGCACTAAATAGGTTTAATCGGCACAGTAAATTGTTCTGCTTCATGAAAATCATATTATGAACTTTCCACTTCAAAAACGGTTCAACATTCGCTAAAATTTTTCCGTACtctttaaatattaaatttatagaaattttttttacaattttcatttcaaatttatgcatttgttttatttgtaaaaacgaATTAAACAGTATGAAACAATTTCGGGAAAAggggttctttttttaaagcatttttttgttatactTAGTCATGTCATAGTTTCTTTACAGTTTTtacctttcctttttattacgTAATTAATTAAGACTAAATTGACTTGGTTATAGCGGCAAAGACCTATTTTCACCAGATTAGCAACAATTCAACGGAGTATTCGCTTAACCACGGTGAAAACAACGCGTATTGTTGTTTATTTATCAGTTGAGTCcctacatatataatttatttttttaaatcattttatGGCGATCCATTGCCAATGCGCGTAATATTCAATCCATCTATCTATCtgtaatgttttaaaaagctaCACGAAATGAACTCTTATTAGTAACCGCGTTTCATAAAAACCTGTCATTACCACATATCAagttattcatatttaaaatagtCCTAGTACTGAAAAGTACATTACGGAAATTTTGATAATTAATGCGTTTTATTATGAGGTATACACATTTGCAGCGTTTATagactaaaaaaaaataataacataatgAGTGACAATATACAACGATGTAATGCATGGGagcatacatttttacataattttaaaaccaaacatttttttaattaatattttaaacgatcattttatgattaaataaaaaaagtaacttTTGCAGATAATGCTAATGCAaatttatgaataaaaagaGAATTAATTAACTTCTTACACGCACATGCTAacgttaaaatatatttatatgttagCTGCACGGGtaaatgcacatttttgctcTAAAAAAAGATGCATTGTCAACTTGAACAGTTGcacaaaacagaaaaataatgtacaAAAACATGAAATCAAAATGTTGCGTTAtcttgaaatatattttaacaaacaaaagaaagtaacataacaaataaaaagtattattatgattaatgacatttttttttttctcacttcttAAAAACTTCCAtacattttcttcataaaaaatgtaccccTTGGAAGAACATTCTTTTTTAGACATGTTTCACCCCTGCGAGTGAAAATAATCGCAGTAATTTAAATGAAAGTGTTTTTttcaaagagaaaaattaatttttataaatccaTCTAGAACTTCTCTAAATTTTACCCCCCTATAAAAACTTATTCGAATTTTCATATAGTACTGGTATGCTCATTATGGCTAATAATACACAAGGAGGACATCCTGATTGGGTTAAAACGGCAAGGACACATCCGAATATTAAAGGTACAATATATAGCGCATATCttaagaattttttcttaagcGACAAATTTACAGACAAATGTTGATCAAGGTTCGTATTTTccaaatgtttatttatagaactaaaaaatttagaaacttttcttttacaaGGGTTATCTTGACTTTTGCATGATTCACACTTGCTGCAGGCGTTCTCCACAGATGTTTTATTGTCTTCCAAAATGGGAGGAACATCTTTTTTTAGTTCTTTgctatttgtttttttttgtttttttttttcatttttaggtAAATGTGTTCCTACCTTGGCAGATTTATCTTCTCCTTCATTATCCAATTTGGTGTTCTCACTGAAACGTGGTATATTTTTGTCCAATTCAGTAATAGttccatcatttttttcttcattttttaccaaCAACCGATTATTTCTTAAGCCTAATGCATTCCTTAGTTTATCCCTCTCGTTGATAGACCTATCAAATATaagctagaaaaaaaaagacatattttcatacaattttgaaagatattcatttttgtatgGTAAAACGTTAAATTTAGCAATAACACATACAGGAGCTAAAATAACTGTGTATTTGtagatatattattttataccaCGCTTCTGTAATAATGCCATATCAGTGTTAAAAGGACAAATAAAGCAATTTTAGCATGCTTGA
This genomic window contains:
- a CDS encoding hypothetical protein (encoded by transcript PVX_112635A) — its product is MKVVGNSAPNVGFGQNVHERHDRHDRHDRHERHDRHERHDRHDRHDRHERHGKPRKYLNDNEIESEKKRLGKGCKVKCKTIKLIERIRNFILKYFKMLEEPIEKIVYYHFSYINGIKNDPMISRKQMPKMLFKKYCVLLLTPIIVKTCAIIIFIIRSSNLVNTYASLEPIMATVNLIIVQIIGTTYCPYNAPLYISKKSTIRCEATK
- a CDS encoding variable surface protein Vir12, putative (encoded by transcript PVX_112630A) yields the protein METLTEEEWVDFPFYLNIILILYYLHTHILKDLTLYKKLDENVKDPSKIKTECSFLSITLKSISPDLCDKITKNARYTNGLSTIKKGDDDCLNYKNWVYDQIWKFYKSKDTIKLDEVISDFLNIQNAVNKVFPKKICQFDFTSKDKKDLEEKLEKKNLRDYIKNYENIKKEVTANVKSDMYSKYLTYISKIFEIHKTKCEGPWNFYPKQCNEYFVLSTNPFKPKDLLDILQKHKAQAPVHKPEGPVVNGHAQGRGGPTGSVAGSEGKLKGSEAAEGPDAKLKGPKVVQGPDAESKGPKADVGTGAELKGPKVDGDTRQADSKAGAGPGKDASKGQGDSGKGISKEITRGNQEPGQRPLSAGVTVKGGKQESHKGPDQTRRSPSFWSSPFNIFGSVFSSPSQRAGSLTGKEQKPAGALAPEGKEKPLGNSEPSSKAAGAAKVEPKAADLPPKRVDSPPQPAKSAPAPAKEDAPPPQATLAQVKAAPTPSHVESVRAPKVLTPEVTVEIPKGKVMCPNGTIGDPSNCVSAPEETESAQSLEVSYHDIPSETYSLVEPGNNPPIMEGENYNIFTSNPERTMFTGAIILGVIYVFYLYYNATPLGKWVRNKIGRRRDSDYDDRSARSYLTLDNNSEYDDLNSSSMSFNVAYYPR